TAATGAATTACTCTACAATGCCAAAATGAGGCACCAATTTATCAAAGAGCGAGCAAAAGCATCCACATATGGTCTACTAGATTACGAAACACTCGAGACCGACAACAAGGAACTGAATCTCTTCATTAGGGTCAAATTTACTCATACTCAAAAGGATGAACAAAAGACTCGTACGTAGCCTTACAGAAGTGCTTGTGTTTTAGTAGGAGGTTAAGCGTACGTTGAAATCGATCACATAGCATGCCTGCACGGCTGCACTATGTCTCCAAGAAATGAACCTGAACTAACTAAAGCAGACCAATTAAGATCTCGGGTGCTTTACATAACTCAAGTTTCTGAGAGAACATTAACCCTAACACAACTCGTTTAAAATTTTCCCCATTTTCGATGAATAAAAGGGAAGCATATTAATGCCTGAAATGTATTGCCAGTGCTTGTCtattattaaacaaaaatttgaaagaaaaaaaaaaatagagagagagactcaCAAAGGTATCAGAGGTAATGCGAGGCTGTGAATAGGGCCTTAGCAGGTAGTGCGAAAGATGACACAGGATATACATTAAGAAGAAACCTCCAACATGAAGGGCTACATCTGTGAAAAGTTTTTGTAACTGTAATGAGCATCCTTTAGGAATGTCAATTCTATCAACACTGTGAATTTTTTTGTTGCTCTCCTCcattttcttcctctctctctctctctgctcaaTCCGCTTTGGTTTCTTCTTTGGGTTTTCTATTTCcccaaagattttttttttctttctttttcttccttctgttGGTTTCAAAATTTTGCAAATGCTTTGTGCCACCATTGTTTGTCTGAACCTTGGCTTTTCGCAAGATGAGAGTTAGCGGCTCTTAATCAATTGCATTGTTTGAGGAGAAATTGAAGGAGAACTAGTAGAAATTGTTGGACTTTTAAAGAAATTATTGGGaacattttgttttttgtttttttttttaatttctttttcatttgatGGCTAATGTGcctaattctttatttttccgTTTCGGCCTATATTTCAAAAAAACTTTTTGTACTACTAGTCTTTTGACCAATGTCTTCGCATGGAGAAACAAAATCGCATAAGCAAAGGTATTTTTGTTCCTTCGTGTGATTTATTTACACcgattttatcttcttctttttgttttaatCAAAATAAACAACTTCATTGATAACAAATTACAATCTTAAACATAATAGGGATGCTAATGCCACGTGTGCTATGCTATATCTTTGACAAGTATTATCTATACTATATCCAGTTTTAGCAAACCCGACCTAGGGTTTGAGCAGAGCGGCGACGGACCCTCTTCGGTGGCCGGCTGAGATCTAACACCGGCGAGATATAGGGCGGCACACGTCTTGGAGGGCAGATCGACGTCGGAGATTAAGAAGTCGAGGGTTGTGTGGACTGGTTTGGGCTGACagcttttgctttctttctcggAGTCTTGACGAGAGCGATTGATCTTTGGACTAGGGGACTGGCGTCGGTGACTCTGGCTTGCAGATTATCGCTATTTATCCGGTTTCATCACTTGTTGGTGCAGTGCAGGGGTGTTTCAAGCTGAGTTTTTTGGCAGGTTTAGTGCTTTAGTTCTTTGACACTAGTGCCGATCGGAAATGATTTGTGGACAGGGAAGGCCGCCAGACGGGACGGCGGTGGTGCAGACTGTGGAGGCGACTCCTCTATTGGCTGGGGTTTGGAAAAGCTGGCCGCTGGAGCCATGGTCGAAGGGGAAGGCGCTGGAGGTCTTGACTGCGGTGGAGGCAAAGGAGCAGCGTGACTCTTCGATGCTgtttgcttgggtttgggcctggGTCTATGGGCCTGGGCTCAAAATTTGAACTGATGGGGTAGGGGAGTCATCCTGCTAAGCAAGACTTGATTTGGGTTTGGGCCTAAGGGCTTGGGCTCAAATTAAGGAAATCTGGGCCCTAATGAATTAGGGAATTGAGCCTGTGTGATGTTGGAtcaacttctatgagtcttctataaCGTTTCTAGTatcttgcttgtaccacaattgcatgatTGGCAAGTAGagactagttgaatgatttcttttccgtaggaggcgaggtttttcattcttgtataggctcgcttaaatgtgagcgttccagagattttaatgatctgctctagcttagatagtttagttcggattttcttgccgagttttgcttatgtaagttatggtagactctagcctattggttgttgatctaatgaaatcaacttctatttcaaaaaaaaattacaatcttAAACAAGGGCAGAGCTACGAACCTAGTAGAAAAAAAACCTAAGGCCTCCGTCACTCCTTGCACTACACCAATGCCGGAAGCCTTCTATATATGGCAACACCTTCTGGCCTCCGAAATGCTTCAAGAAAATGTTCTAGTATAGAACTGCAGAGGGAATATCAACATAGAAACACAACGAGCCCTCATTCATGCGAGAAAACCAAGCTTCATATTTCTCACTGAATTCCTAGCACAGAAAGCCTTGATTGACTCGCTGACGATAAGATTAGGGTTTGTAGGTGGTTTCTGCGTACCACATGAAGAAGGTTCTCAGGGTCTTTCCCTCTTCTAGAATGATGAAACCAAGGTGGATCTTCGTACCTATTCTGCAAAACACATTGATGTTGTGACTGTAAGCCTGGAGTGGAATTATGGTGCTTTATAGGTGTGTATGACGTCGCTGCAAGAGGAGGTAGAGACAAAAAATGGAATCTCACTAAAACCCCAACTGCACATGATTGCTCATTACCTTGGTTGATTGGGAGATGTTATCGAGGTCATGTGCTATGAATACAAGTCTGGTGGTCCTCCTGGAGTTGCTGCAACAATGGCGAAGTCCAGAATTGCCATGTCACGGTGTGGCTTCATTGACATAGGTTTTGTGGGAAAAAGATACACATGGTTCAATAGATACACTAAAGAACGACTAGATCGAGGTGTCCAGACAACATGGCATTACAAATTTCTATTTAGTAAGGTTATCACCTTGAGCCCTTCTGAATCTGACACTGTCTGCTATATATGGATTAAGGCGAGGCTTGAAAGATTGCCGCAACGCAAACAAGTATAAAGATTTCGCTTTGAAGAATGTTGGTTTGGGATAGAAGAATGTAATACGATTATCCGAAAGGAGTAGTGTTGGGTCAGATTCCTAAACGGTCAAGACCTACCACTGGAAATGCTTTGCGTCAGCTAGGGCAGGAAATTGCTTGAACATGTCAAAGTTTAATGCAGTGGCACCAAGGTGATTTTGACAAGCAGAAGACTGAGATGAGAGTTATTCAGGAAAAGTTAAACAATCTCATGAGACAGCCTTACTCTCCTCTCTTGTTTGAAGAATAAAAAGCTTTGCATGTCAGGAATAGTCAATTACTAAAGGCAATGCTCTAAGGAAATTTGGCTAAAAGAAGGTGATCACAATGCGCTACTTTCCTGTGAAAGTAAGCAATTGAAGGGTCGAAATACTATCAAGGGTTTAACAGATGATCATGGAAATTGGCAAATTGGACCTCATGAAATACAACGACTGTTACTGTTATACTTTCAACATATTTCACCATTGTAGGCACTGACAATGATGCTTTGCAAGAAGTCATCGAGGCCACTCCTTATAAGGTTACAAATTATATGAATGTAGACCTATTAAAAAGTTTCtcaaatatgaggaaataaaaGCTGCCTTGTTCCAAATGCATCCTTCAAAAAGCTCTAGTTCAGATGGCATGTCTCCGTTCTTCTTCCAAAAGTATTGGGATGTGGTCAATCAAGATATGTGCCTTGCAATTTACTTGAAAAAGGTGAGTTGTGGCATGATTCCAATTTTGCACATTTGTGCTTGATACCAAAGCTAACGGACCCAAAAGATCCAACACTCTTTCTTCTTATTGCTCTCTGCAATGTCATATGCAGAATTAGCTTGAAGGTGGTTTCCAACAAATTTAAAATATGGTTGCAAGACACAATTTCTCCCTTGTAGAATGCCTACGTATACCAACTAGGTTAATCTCTGACAACACTTTGATGGAAAATGAGGCCGCACATTTCATGTACAAGCTTAGACAGCAAGAAATAAGTTTGTTTTCTCAGAAACTGGATATAAGTAAAGCTTATGAAAGATTGGAATGGCATTTTCTTCAAGCAATTTTAACAAAGCTAGGTTTTGCTCCTCAGTGGATACAGATGGTTATGAATGGTGTGATGTCGATGCGATACTCTATCTTGGTACAAGGAGAACCGACTCCACCAATTGTTCCAACTTGAGAAATAAGACAAGGTGATCCTCTATCATCTTATCTTTTTATTCTTTGTAGTGAAGGTTTGTCTACCCTAATCTCACAAGCTTTAGGCAACAATGTCATTCAAGGCCTTAAAATGTGCCCTCAAGCACCAACTATCCATCACCTCTTCTTTGCGGATGATAGCATTCATTATGGCACTGCTACAAATGAGAAGTGTGAGTAGTACAGAAGGTATGAAAGGGCATCTGGACAAAAGGTAAATTTCAAAAGAGTAGTGTGGTTTATAGCAATAATGTATATCAAAATAGGCAGTTGAAACTGGCTCCTATTCTAGAGGTTAAATGTGTGAAAGAGCATGATAGATATTTGGGGCTCCCCATGAGAGTTGGGAAATCAAAAACTGCAGTCTTTGAATACATTAAAGAGAAGCTCACTGAAAAAATTGTCAGTTGGAAAGCTAAAATCCTTAGTGCAACAGGTAAAGAAACTCTGATCAAAGTTGTTAAGCAAACTATGTCCCTTTATGCTATGAATTGTTATTTATTGTCTAAAGGATGTGATGACATTCATCAACTGTGTGCTTCTTTCTTTTGAGGGAATACTaatgagatgaagaagaagatccaCTGGAGAAGTTGGGGAAAATTGTATCTTACAAAGTTAAAGAATGGCATGGgctttaaaaatatttatgctCATAATCTAGCAAGACTTGCCAAGCAAGGGTGGAGACTTGCATCTAACACTAACTCATAAGTTGCTAGATTGTATAAAGCTAAATATCACCCTCATCGCTCATTTTGGGAAGTTGAATTAGGAGACTCTCCTCCCTCGTTTTGCTGGAGGAGTATCGTAATTGGAAGACCTGTGTTAAAAGCGTGTGGAGTTGCGTATTGATGATGACACCCATGTCAGAATTTAGAATGATACTGTCAAAAATATTTGGTCCAAAAACCTGTGCAGTGTGGTTTTGAACAAGTTTCAAAGCTTATTGACATGCACGCTAGACAATGTTCCTTGTTGCATGAACACTTGGATGTATGCTATTCATTTAAGCTGATCTTAAATTTCCTTTGGCAACTATTTAAAGTGactatttttttaatacattATGCGGGGAGTTGAAGACATGGTCCGAAGCATGTAAAAGCCTTTTCAGTAAGATAATTTATAAATGCATTCAAATattattataaatataaaatcactGTACAAAACAGAGTCctttttataatataaagttAGTATTGAAAGAACTAAGCTTTGTTACTGATCCCATTGTTTCTATTTATAAGTTGGCTGGGTAAACAGTTttttcaaataaagaaaagcccTTTATGGTAAAAATTAGATCTGTGTGATTGATCCTGAAAGAAAAGCATCTTCCAGATGGATACAATTACCTCTGAATTAAATTTAAGAGAAGTCGTACTCTACTAGCTTTTAGCGAGTGCAGAATCATGAGAATTAGAAGTTAGAAAGATGCGGAGATGTGtctgtgtggtttgagttagtCGTAGAGCCTATTACTTCTACATCACTACATGAACAAGTAATTGagtaaacaaaaagaaacggGTATATCAATTTGGTTTGTTGAACTGGGGGAAACTTTATTTCTGAAGATGCCATGTTATACTTGTATACCACTCCCTGCAGTTGCTCGTATTAGTTTTCAGGTTGATAGCAGAAGCAGTGAGGCTGAATGAGATACTGACTGCTATAGTATTGAATCATTGGGCTTCTCTCTCCCAAGCGAGTAGAGGCACCGAATAATAGACACTTGGCATTTCTCCTCGAGAGGGAGTGGCCTAatcttccttgtttttttttttttgtttttttttttccttcatctcCAACCTGATGACTATCTAAGCTTCTTGATTGGTGTTACAAAGGCACCCACGTTGTAGTTTTTTCTGTGATTCTGGATTATTCCATAAGAGCTTCAACTGCTTTGCTTAGCTTACTGAAATAAACTGAGAGGTTTAAAATGCAGCTATTCAGGACCAATTTAAATCATTTGAAGAATTAACCAAGATAAGGGAGAGAGAATAACCAAAATAAACATATGAAACCAGAGTGTAGTTTAGACAATGTCAAAAGGGGAACAATTTGAACATCCAGCAATGTCtcagaaacataagaaacaactGAACTCCTAAATGTAAAAGAAGTTCCACTCACAGCCAACACGCCCAAACAGGTCTTCATTATTTTATGTTAAGGTTCCTATTGAGACTTCTGTGACCCTCTCCTTTTTCGCATTTTCTGTCCACTCTGTCCGCCAAGATGATCAACCTTCAccaataaaaaatagaaagtcAGCTATACCACATTTAAGAACCAACTACCCGTTCttgtaagagagagagagagagagcacaaaGCATGTGCAATGAGAGGAACAGTAATGACAGATTTTACAGACTTATGAAATTGAACTTAATCCCTACCAATAATATTGCTAAATATATTACTTGAGCTTCTTTGACAAGACAGACATCACTAGAGTCCTTCGGTTCGAGAATAGAATGCACAGCCTCACAGAAAACATTAAGATTTTCAAGTGTCTTCTCCATCTCCACGCGCCTTTTGTACAGGTTAATGTCGCCCGATTCATCAGACAAACTTTTCTCTAGCCCATCCAACACCCTCTCTGTTTCTATCAGCTGCATTTCCTTATATTTCTTATATTCATCATATTGAACTTGCCTCCTGTTAAATATCTCTTTTACCTGCAAACAAAGCTTCAAGGTTCAGACTTAGAAACGCTGGTTTTCATTTGAAACATATCTGTACACGTTTAAAAATTCCTAAAGCAAATTTGGGATGAGATATTGCCGATAGAGTGACTAAAGTATAAACAATTCTAATACATCAACATATCAAACAGTGAAACTAGAGACAGACAATGCCACATCTGCAACAAGGATAAGTCTTACATTAGATTCAGACTGCTCCACACGCTTCAAGGCCCTGTTCAGAGCCTCGAGTACCTTTTCAGATTCAGATATTTGGATCGAATTACATAGTATTTGTCTTGTCAGGTCAGCTGCAGCTTTTGCTTTTGTCTGTTCCATCAGACTAAATTTGTCAGGTCACCGCTGTTTCTCACGCAATAGCTGCATCGTTTCCTCTTGGCATTCAATAATCTGCGGCAAGCATGCATCAGTTACTAAGTACTCAAGGGTGATGCTTATCACATATAATCAGATATAATCATAAACCTTGTTTTTAAGCTTCGAAACCTCTTCGTTGACATCCTGCTCCTACCTATTTAACCACCAAAAAAGCCATTAAAGGCATTAAAAGAACGAAACCATAGCCTGGACTCGATCGAAATTCCAATCGAAACCGCAAATTTAAAACGAAAAAGAGGGCATCTTACTTATTAGACGCTGATAAGAGAGACTGAAATCGGAAGTTTTGCTTTGTGCGACTGCGATGAGTTTGGGGGGTTCCTTTTGGTTTCACTGAAAAACCTAAATTGAACAAGAAACTGCTACTACGGCGCCGTTTCAATGGATATACACGACGAATACCTCGTTGTCCCTGATGGGAATTGACGCCCAGTTCTTGGCGTCTATCAGCTGATTCTCCTAAACTTGATGATATTGGGCGGGTACCAATCACTGGATTCGAGACCGCGTCGGGTTAGGAGGTGGCGGTCGCGGTGAGGAGTGTTTGGGATGGATGGGTGGCGATCAGAGGGATCGAGGAGTCCAAGGGTTGGTCGATGATGATGGGAGAGAAGCAAATAAGAGAGAATCGAGAAGAGGAAGCCCCGCCATGCAGACGCTGGGTTTGTGACCACCAGGCCCATTACCTACTAACTATCCTAGTAGAAAATACTGTTGGTAGATATCTTTGGCTAACAGACACGTGCTGATTTCCTGCCGGGAGTACTACTGTAGATTTTCTCTTGGCTATTCGGGTGGGGTTGTACCCAATTATGAATCCATCTAATGAAATTCATTTTGGGTAAATTTCTTTTATGATACCTGAGGTATGGTCACTTGAACACTTTTGGTGTTTAGTCTTCAAAAGATGACAATTTTATATCTGAACTTAGGCTCATTTTGACAGCTTGGTACTTTTGTCAATTTTTTCAGTTAAATGTAagaataaaattgacatttggaatatatgtataaaaatttaaaaaaaattaaaacatgagTTTTGTGGGTTGATGACCATCAGCCCTAGGTCTTTATCATTTGGGTCATTTGGGAGAAaatgaacatttttttttttagagaatgaACATGAATTCATGCTTTTGGGTTATGTTAAAAatgacataattgaattttatgtttaaaaaattTAGTCGCTGAGATTTGAACACTCAGAAGACTACTTTCGATGGACTAATCTCGTGGGTGTTCAAATCACAATTACTAttatttcaccttcaacataacccaTAAGAACTAATTCATACCCATAAAACGATGAATAATGGTCATCAACCCACAAAActcatattatttttatttttattttgttcatatattctaaatgtcaattttacccTTATATTTaactgaaaactgaaaaattaacagaagtaccaaaatGTCAAACGGAGTATAAGTTTAGGTATCAAATTGTCCTATTTTAAAGACTAGATACCAAAATGTCCAATTGACCATACCTCAGGTACAATTGAAGGAATTTACCCATCCagtttttctttcaaatttttctcaattcttcatttgatttgaGCATTCTCATATTGGACCCCAAACAAGAAGAGTGTGGGCAGATGTGGATAGCGAGTCTAGAAGTGTCTCCTCTCTTCCTTACAAGTACAACTAATAGATGAGAGGAGAGACATATATTGGGATGAATTTCAGGGCTTTAAGAATTAGGTCTGCGAAGATGATCAACTCTAATAGATTCTTAGATTCCTAGTATGTCCACCTAGGGCTATAACGGTTcgggttttcaaaaaaaaaattctagaacCGTAACTTAACTGGATCAATGTTTTTTGGTACGGACCCTTCTTGAGCCATTTTCTTACAGTTCGGTTATGCCGACTCCTCAGTTCCTACACTTAGTATCAAAACTAGGACTATGTTAaccatattttcagattttcagctCCAATTACTTACAATCTGGGCAACTCAAAGAGGCCAAAATTGACCATTTCAAGTACAACAAATGAGAAGCAAATGATGAAATGATCAAATAAGAAGCAACCAAACTGAGAGTCAAATGAATGAAATGACCAAATGATCAAAGTCATCAAACTGTCAAAGACTCAAACTCAAAGTACCAAGCTGATAAGCAAATTATGAAACTGTCAAAGACTCAAACTCTCAAAGTACCAAACTGACTAACAAAGAACTTGGGAAACAAATTATGTCATCCATCATC
This portion of the Rosa chinensis cultivar Old Blush chromosome 1, RchiOBHm-V2, whole genome shotgun sequence genome encodes:
- the LOC121051078 gene encoding uncharacterized protein LOC121051078 isoform X2 → MEQTKAKAAADLTRQILCNSIQISESEKVLEALNRALKRVEQSESNVKEIFNRRQVQYDEYKKYKEMQLIETERVLDGLEKSLSDESGDINLYKRRVEMEKTLENLNVFCEAVHSILEPKDSSDVCLVKEAQVDHLGGQSGQKMRKRRGSQKSQ
- the LOC121051078 gene encoding uncharacterized protein LOC121051078 isoform X1, with the protein product MEQTKAKAAADLTRQILCNSIQISESEKVLEALNRALKRVEQSESNVKEIFNRRQVQYDEYKKYKEMQLIETERVLDGLEKSLSDESGDINLYKRRVEMEKTLENLNVFCEAVHSILEPKDSSDVCLVKEAQVIYLAILLVDHLGGQSGQKMRKRRGSQKSQ